One segment of Rhodopirellula baltica SH 1 DNA contains the following:
- a CDS encoding ExbD/TolR family protein: MAVQLKRSNVAGTLSLTPLIDVVFLLLIFFLVTSEFEDEERQLDIVLPSATSAVPMTSKPREVVVDIDADGTVFLRGKATPLKELELLLQKAVASNPTNQTVVIRADQNTSFQPVVNVMDVCNRTGVSDYSVSTKDGPAG; this comes from the coding sequence ATGGCTGTTCAACTCAAACGATCCAACGTCGCCGGGACACTCAGTCTGACCCCGTTGATTGACGTGGTTTTCCTGTTGCTGATTTTCTTTCTGGTCACCAGCGAATTTGAAGACGAGGAACGTCAGCTCGACATTGTGCTGCCATCGGCAACCAGCGCCGTGCCAATGACCAGTAAACCTCGCGAGGTCGTCGTTGATATCGACGCTGATGGAACGGTCTTCCTCCGCGGGAAAGCTACCCCGCTGAAAGAGCTCGAACTACTGCTGCAAAAAGCGGTCGCGAGCAACCCGACCAACCAAACGGTCGTGATCCGCGCCGACCAGAACACCAGCTTTCAGCCGGTCGTGAATGTGATGGATGTGTGCAATCGCACCGGTGTGAGCGACTACTCGGTTTCCACCAAAGATGGGCCGGCAGGCTGA
- a CDS encoding MotA/TolQ/ExbB proton channel family protein, which translates to MRFLSNDRRRQRTTLVIAVLWAALLITAVPGQFLSQSVSAQDAAEPAGATEGIVDASDIQSVMNDEPIQQPGSDQPSGIDLLSLIARGGRFMIPIGLMSMLVVTLSVERTLSLRTEKILPRSLVNQISDLAATHETFPPSTAQEICVENPSPAARVISAMLMRTGQPLGDIERTASDALQREADRYAGPVRWLTLAAAATPLMGLLGTVWGMIVAFHESSTLTADRSRSEQLSEGIYTALVTTLAGLAVAIPAAILAQYLENRIAKLFHRIEEMAFVIAPGLVRFVGRSRMDAEGQLRPLDNGAPPPMAIHSPPPVTTS; encoded by the coding sequence GTGAGATTTCTTTCCAACGACCGCCGACGACAGCGCACGACATTAGTCATCGCTGTCTTGTGGGCCGCATTGTTGATCACCGCAGTACCGGGACAGTTCTTGTCGCAATCCGTGTCGGCTCAGGACGCTGCGGAACCGGCGGGTGCAACCGAGGGCATCGTCGATGCTTCTGACATCCAGTCGGTCATGAACGATGAACCGATTCAACAACCAGGATCTGACCAACCATCGGGAATCGATTTGCTGTCGTTGATCGCTCGCGGCGGTCGCTTCATGATTCCGATCGGATTGATGAGCATGTTGGTTGTGACGTTGTCAGTTGAGCGAACCCTGTCGCTTCGCACTGAAAAGATCCTGCCACGGTCGCTCGTCAATCAGATCAGCGATTTGGCTGCGACGCACGAAACGTTTCCACCCAGCACCGCACAAGAGATTTGTGTTGAAAACCCTTCGCCGGCCGCTCGTGTGATATCGGCGATGCTGATGCGAACCGGTCAACCACTCGGCGATATTGAACGGACCGCCAGCGATGCCCTGCAACGCGAAGCGGATCGTTACGCCGGCCCCGTTCGTTGGCTGACACTCGCCGCGGCCGCGACACCGTTGATGGGGCTGCTCGGAACGGTGTGGGGCATGATCGTTGCCTTCCATGAATCGAGCACACTGACGGCAGATCGCAGCCGCAGCGAACAATTGTCAGAAGGGATTTACACCGCACTGGTGACCACCCTGGCTGGACTGGCCGTTGCCATTCCTGCCGCTATTTTGGCTCAGTATCTCGAGAACCGCATTGCAAAATTGTTCCATCGTATTGAGGAGATGGCATTCGTCATCGCTCCGGGATTGGTGCGGTTCGTCGGTCGATCTCGAATGGATGCCGAAGGACAACTGCGTCCACTTGATAATGGTGCGCCACCGCCGATGGCCATTCATTCGCCGCCTCCCGTCACCACTTCGTGA